The Antennarius striatus isolate MH-2024 chromosome 20, ASM4005453v1, whole genome shotgun sequence genome includes a region encoding these proteins:
- the xrcc2 gene encoding DNA repair protein XRCC2, protein MTETGAQLFARLEARRCLKDVEPRLFPEDGGPEHGEVVELYGAEGTGKTELLYHLLCRCVLPVAAGGLQVDVAFMDTDYSLDMLRLVSILDSRLNAAHSTTSPPPDSDEAALRSCLSRLLVVHCSSSSQLLLTLHFLETSFSTRPTLALLLIDSISAFYWLDRSEGGASVAKQEEKLSRCAELLGRLLRDYRITVFATCHAIRRGPSSSSSSSSSSSSSEFDRPYLCRPWQRLVSHRLLCSRQEAADNTAAAAPGGGGPRRRQTFSVHCSSPRRSGSPRRSGFRVTDAGVEFL, encoded by the exons ATGACTGAGACTGGCGCTCAG ctgttcGCCCGTCTGGAGGCCCGTCGCTGCCTGAAGGACGTTGAACCCCGTCTGTTCCCTGAGGATGGAGGACCCGAACACG GTGAGGTGGTGGAGCTGTACGGAGCCGAGGGAACAG ggaaGACGGAGCTGCTCTACCACCTGCTGTGTCGCTGTGTGCTGCCGGTGGCGGCGGGGGGGCTGCAGGTGGACGTTGCGTTCATGGACACCGACTACAGTCTGGACATGTTACGACTGGTCAGCATCCTGGACAGCCGGCTGAACGCAG ctcactCCACCACCTCGCCCCCCCCTGACTCGGACGAGGCGGCGTTGCGTTCGTGTCTGTCCCGCCTCCTGGTCGTccactgctcctcctcctcccagctcctcctcaccctccacTTCCTGGAGACCTCCTTCTCCACCCGGCCCACCCTGGCCCTCCTCCTCATCGACAGCATCTCCGCTTTCTATTGGCTGGATCGCAGCGAGGGCGGGGCCAGCGTCGCCAAGCAGGAAGAGAAGCTCAGCAGGTGCGCCGAGCTCCTGGGACGCCTCCTCAG GGATTACAGGATCACAGTCTTTGCGACCTGCCATGCGATCAGGAGGGggccgtcctcctcctcctcctcctcctcctcctcctcctcctcggagTTTGACCGGCCCTACCTTTGTCGCCCCTGGCAACGGCTGGTGAGCCACCGGCTGCTCTGCTCCAGACAGGAAGCTGCCGACAACACGGCGGCCGCGGCGCCAGGAGGCGGGGGGCCGAGGAGGAGACAGACCTTCAGCGTCCACTGCAGCTCCCCCAGGAGGAGCGGCTCCCCCAGGAGGAGCGGCTTCAGGGTGACGGACGCCGGCGTGGAGTTCCTCTGA
- the LOC137614034 gene encoding histone H2A-like, with product MSGRGKGAGKTRAKAKTRSSRAGLQFPVGRVHRLLRKGNYAERVGAGAPVYLAAVLEYLTAEILELAGNAARDNKKTRIIPRHLQLAVRNDEELNKLLGGVTIAQGGVLPNIQAVLLPKKTEKAAKK from the coding sequence ATGTCTGGACGAGGAAAGGGAGCCGGTAAGACTCGAGCCAAGGCCAAGACCCGGTCGTCCCGCGCCGGGCTCCAGTTCCCGGTGGGCCGTGTCCACCGGCTGCTGAGGAAGGGGAATTACGCGGAGCGGGTGGGCGCCGGGGCTCCGGTGTACCTAGCCGCCGTGCTGGAGTACCTGACGGCTGAGATCCTGGAGCTGGCGGGAAACGCGGCTCGCGATAACAAGAAGACCCGTATCATCCCCCGTCACCTGCAGCTGGCGGTCCGCAACGACGAGGAGCTGAACAAGCTGCTGGGTGGGGTGACCATCGCTCAGGGCGGCGTGCTGCCCAACATCCAGGCCGTCCTGCTGCCCAAGAAGACCGAGAAGGCCGCCAAGAAGTGA
- the LOC137614023 gene encoding trichohyalin-like produces the protein MFPENLQEGGSPGGRRGKQRRTVGCQSDSPPRRDAAVQVDLLTQQLSCGPCPGVCGRAWPCVAVRPEDPPGGCCTHHPDGPHLLPLYLLCCPPTHLQLPTMPLCRPQAPQLLRSHGLSPANHSKPRGESTESRPRMEREEDEKEEEEEEQNTEGGVGLPVRSCDSNTHLSAANHSKAREDKGEMMSQRLMEEEEEEEEGGGAEAEENTGNPRRNAVGPPIRHLKESQVRSHDLSLANHRAARGDKAKRRLWREDEEQEEEKERSRGMEQAGEGRSRDDPPIKNLTESEGRSHGLSLANHRRTRAEKAKRRLWREDEEETGGDEGGLTTRAGRPRRSTAVPPIREPVEDWTRPLTLADDGEERGQNAERLWTEEEDKEDVEEETKKPGRSTGDPPSEEQSHDPSTANHSKAGGVKITLRKEEEEEEEGVQPERKLRPRRKAVGPPIRYLIQSEERWYEFNLANQSEVGGAKKMLLRQRRKYEEEDEEDELVQPMKTEELKAGGRATICRPIGSSTESEGRAVSLSPANESGARGAKGREHREEEEGLDRDDKQEEAVAMKRKRGEEPTNHVVDEESQRRLEPEPTGENEKVGQLRRRRAVCPPIRYLLQSEEWSHDLSAANHGKTKEDEGKQRRKHQEEEKMLVPAPPTPVPDWSARRRAANRNLQLWWSYRTRVRRRGRQEVGGRRGRKRRRWREEEEQGGGDKDAKEEEEEGSGRRQGKETQVTEEAPEPQRPRRRRVGPPIRYLLESELSHGPSTTNQVRGGVSKRGRKPLKSKAGGKASTISGCDHASRHMGHMTPVGKSSQVGVVSPCCVRLHRL, from the exons ATGTTTCCG GAGAACCTCCAGGAGGGGGGCAGCCCCGGGGGGCGGCGTGGGAAGCAGAGGAGGACCGTGGGCTGTCAGAGCGACTCGCCCCCCAGGAGAGATGCTGCTGTCCAGGTGgacctgctgactcagcagctcAGCTGTGGTCCCTGTCCAG gtgtgtgtggtagGGCGTGGCCGTGCGTCGCCGTCAGACCAGAGGACCCACCAGGAGGCTGCTGCACACACCACCCAGATGGGCCCCACCTCCTGCCCCTCTACCTGCTTTGCTGCCCCCCCACGCACCTACAGTTACCCACAATGCCTCTGTGTAGGCCACAAGCTCCTCAGCTGCTCCGGTCACATGGCCTGTCGCCGGCCAATCACAGCAAACCAAGAGGAGAAAGCACGGAAAGTCGGCCGAGGATGGAacgtgaggaagatgaaaaggaggaggaggaggaggagcaaaaCACTGAGGGTGGAGTTGGGTTACCTGTTAGGTCATGtgactcaaacacacacctatcagcagccaatcacagcaagGCAAGAGAAGACAAAGGTGAGATGATGTCGCAGAGgctgatggaggaagaggaggaggaagaggaggggggtggagcggaagcagaggagaacaCAGGAAATCCAAGGAGGAATGCAGTCGGTCCACCAATCAGACACTTGAAGGAGTCTCAGGtgcggtcacatgacctctcactggccaatcacagagcggcAAGAGGAGACAAGGCAAAAAGGAGGCTGtggagggaggatgaggagcaggaggaagagaaggaacgATCAAGGGGGATGGAGCAGGCAGGAGAAGGAAGGAGCAGAGATGATCCACCAATTAAAAACCTGACGGAGTCGGAGGGGCGGTCACATGGCCTCtcactggccaatcacagaagGACAAGAGCAGAAAAGGCAAAAAGGCGGCTGtggagggaggatgaggaggagacgGGTGGTGATGAAGGAGGCCTGACGACGCGGGCAGGGAGGCCGAGGAGGAGCACGGCTGttccaccaatcagagagccAGTGGAGGACTGGACACGCCCCCTAACACTGGCCGATGAcggggaggagagaggacagaACGCAGAGAGGCTgtggacagaggaggaggacaaggaggacGTGGAAGAGGAGACGAAGAAGCCAGGAAGGAGCACAGGTGATCCACCATCTGAGGAGCAGTCACATGACCCGTCAACGGCCAATCACAGCAAAGCAGGAGGAGTAAAAATAACGCTCcggaaagaggaggaagaggaggaggaaggtgtcCAACCGGAGAGAAAGCTGAGGCCGAGGAGGAAGGCGGTCGGTCCTCCAATCAGGTACCTGATTCAGTCTGAGGAACGCTGGTATGAGTTTAATCTGGCCAATCAGAGTGAAGTGGGAGGAGCCAAGAAAATGCTgctgaggcagaggaggaagtacgaagaggaggatgaggaggatgagctTGTCCAGCCAATGAAAACAGAGGAGCTGAAGGCGGGAGGACGGGCAACAATCTGTCGACCAATCGGATCCTCGACGGAGTCTGAGGGGCGGGCAGTCAGCCTGTCACCAGCCAATGAGAGCGGAGCAAGAGGCGCAAAGGGGCGGGAGCAtcgggaagaggaggagggtttGGATCGAGACGACA AACAAGAGGAAGCAGTggcgatgaagaggaagaggggggaggagccaaCCAATCACGTTGTTGATGAAGAGTCCCAGCGCCGACTCGAACCCGAACCAACGGGGGAGAACGAGAAGGTGGggcagctgaggaggaggagggcggtCTGTCCACCAATCAGATACCTGCTCCAGTCTGAggagtggtcacatgacctgtcgGCGGCCAATCATGGCAAAACGAAGGAAGACGAGgggaagcagaggaggaagcatcaggaggaggagaaaatgcTCGTcccagccccgcccaccccagTGCCTGATTGGTCGGCACGTAGAAGAGCGGCGAATAGAAACCTGCAGCTGTGGTGGAGCTACCGGACCCGCGTGAGGAGGAGGGGCCGGCAGGAGGTGGGGGGacggagggggaggaagaggaggaggtggagggaggaagaggagcagggaggaggagacaaagacgctaaggaggaggaggaggagggcagtGGTAGACGCCAGGGgaaggagacacaggtgacagaggAGGCGCCTGAGCCTCAGAggccaaggaggaggagggttggCCCACCAATCAGATACCTCCTAGAGTCAGAGCTGTCACATGGTCCTTCAACGACCAAtcaggtcagaggtggggtctCTAAACGGGGCAGAAAACCACTGAAGAGCAAAGCTGGGGGCAAGGCATCAACGATCAGCGGGTGTGACCACGCATCGAGGCAtatgggtcacatgaccccagtCGGGAAGAGCAGTCAGGTGGGCGTCGTCTCCCCCTGCTGCGTCCGACTGCATCGCCTGTGA
- the LOC137614033 gene encoding apoptosis regulator Bcl-2-like has protein sequence MAAAYQSRDIVEDYLRHKLLHRGAEARRVRWWRRDEAVTSPPPSSSSPSSSSRSAMTSQPGLTGADPGRATPPLQVVLRCAGDELQCRYQDDLAAQVSALSPCGAERRRGLTAVRDELFSGGVNWGRILAMMELGGALCTEAVQRGEAWQVDDIADWMEESLESPPLRGWIEHNGGWDAFVLLYGEPSPPDCLWSVGTLVGVALLGAAVVTLGALLARR, from the exons ATGGCTGCGGCCTATCAGAGCCGGGACATCGTGGAGGACTACCTCCGTCACAAACTGCTCCACCGCGGGGCCGAGGCGCGGCGCGTCCGCTGGTGGCGGAGAGACGAGGCAGTGacgtcaccaccaccatcatcatcatcaccatcatcatcatcgagaTCAGCGATGACGTCACAACCAGGACTCACTGGAGCAG ATCCCGGCCGGGCCACGCCCCCGCTCCAGGTGGTTCTGCGGTGCGCCGGCGACGAGCTACAATGTCGCTACCAGGACGACCTGGCAGCTCAGGTGTCGGCACTGTCGCCGTGCGGTGCGGAGCGGCGGCGAGGCCTGACGGCGGTCAGGGACGAGCTGTTCAGTGGCGGGGTGAACTGGGGGCGGATCCTGGCCATGATGGAGCTGGGCGGAGCTTTGTGCACAGAGGCGGTCCAGAGAGGGGAGGCGTGGCAGGTGGACGACATCGCCGATTGGATGGAAGAGAGTTTGGAGTCACCGCCGCTCCGAGGATGGATAGAACACAACGGAGGATGG GATGCCTTTGTGCTGCTGTATGGCGAGCCCTCCCCCCCAGACTGCCTCTGGTCCGTGGGGAcgctggtgggcgtggccttaCTGGGAGCAGCTGTGGTCACACTGGGAGCTCTGCTCGCCAGGAGGTAA
- the actr3b gene encoding actin-related protein 3B, with product MAAQLPACVIDCGTGYTKIGYAGNTEPQFIMPSCVAIREGAGVGELAQRRVTRGVDDLDFHIGDDAVDRPNYATKWPIRHGVVEDWDLMEKFLEQIIFKYLRAEPEDHRFLMTEPPLNTPENREYLAEVMFETFNVPGLYIAVQAVLALAASWTSRQVGQRTLTGVVIDSGDGVTHAIPVAEGYVIGSCIKHIPIAGRDITFFIQQLLRDREAGIPPEQSLDTAKAIKERFCYVCPDLLKEFYKFDSDPSRWIKQFRGVDAVSRTSFLVDVGYERFLGPEIFFHPEFANPDFVQPLWDVVDEVVQSCPIDVRRPLYKNIVLSGGSTMFRDFGRRLQRDLKRVVDARLRASQELSGGRIKPKPMEVQVVTHHMQRYAVWFGGSMLASTPEFRQVCHSKKDYDEIGPSICRHNPVFGIMS from the exons ATGGCTGCGCAGCTCCCCGCGTGCGTGATCGACTGCGGGACCGG GTACACCAAGATCGGCTACGCCGGAAACACGGAGCCCCAGTTCATCATGCCCTCCT GTGTGGCCATCAGGGAGGGGGCCGGAGTGGGCGAGCTGGCCCAGAGGCGTGTCACCCGCGGCGTCGACGACCTGGACTTCCACATCGGAGACGACGCCGTCGACAGACCCAACTACGCAACCAAG TGGCCAATCAGACACGGGGTGGTGGAGGACTGGGACCTGATGGAGAAGTTCCTGGAGCAGATCATCTTCAAGTACCTCCGCGCCGAGCCGGAGGACCACCGCTTCCTGATG acggAGCCGCCCCTCAACACGCCGGAGAACCGGGAGTACCTGGCTGAGGTCATGTTTGAGACCTTCAACGTCCCCGGGCTCTACATCGCCGTGCAG GCCGTGTTGGCGCTGGCGGCGTCCTGGACGTCCCGTCAGGTGGGACAGAGGACCCTGACCGGCGTCGTGATCGACAGCGGAGACGGAGTCACACACGCCATCCCtgtg GCGGAGGGCTACGTGATTGGCAGCTGCATCAAACACATCCCCATCGCGGGGCGCGACATCACCTTCTTCATCCAACAGCTGCTCAGAGACAGGGAGGCGGGGATTCCACCGGAGCAGTCATTGGACACCGCCAAGGCCATCAAG gagCGGTTCTGTTACGTCTGTCCTGACCTCCTGAAGGAGTTTTATAAATTCGACTCTGACCCGTCCCGCTGGATCAAACAGTTTCGGGGCGTCGACGCCGTCAGCCGCACCTCCTTCCTGGTGGACGTGGGCTACGAGCGCTTCCTGGGTCCCGAGATCTTCTTCCATCCCGAG TTCGCCAACCCGGACTTCGTGCAGCCGCTGTGGGACGTGGTGGACGAGGTGGTCCAGAGCTGCCCCATCGACGTGAGGAGGCCGCTCTACAAG AACATCGTGCTCTCCGGAGGATCCACCATGTTCAGAGACTTCGGGCGGCGGCTGCAGAGAGACCTGAAGAGGGTGGTGGACGCCCGTCTGAGGGCCAGCCAGGAGCTGAGTGGAGGACGCATcaag CCCAAGCCGATGGAGGTCCAGGTCGTCACGCATCACATGCAGCGCTACGCCGTCTGGTTCGGAGGCTCCATGTTAGCGTCCACT CCGGAATTCCGTCAGGTGTGTCACTCCAAGAAGGACTACGATGAGATCGGCCCCAGCATCTGTCGACACAACCCCGTGTTCGGCATCATGTCCTGA